A window of Azospirillum lipoferum 4B contains these coding sequences:
- a CDS encoding phage terminase large subunit family protein, with protein MIALAAPRAVARRVIASVMRPAPPVDLNAWAASNIVFGPESPFPGPYNPNRFPFFRRILDVLSPEHPATMVVIRKSAQLGGTVLAQIFVGAILDRVPQPVFYVHPTDGNAKKWKRNKFAKMVQASPALSAVMQPEGARSGNSAMFWARRDARGFLQLAGANSPSQLSMDSYPIAVHDDMAKWLADNGSGDPEVQADSRTKAFLTTGGKILKISTPDVLPGCRITRSWSLGTRERYHVPCPHCGTMQALEWSNMLARLDEGAPDDAHFTCVHCGERIEERHRDTMNRNGEWIAENPGAEVVSFYLWAAYSPLESWANIAKAWLRAKGNAEAERSFLNDNVGEAYQTATSAPDWQGMRERAETAGMPRGTVPRGMLMVTVGCDCQIDRIEWQVVAWGPRLQRVVIDYGIIHHHVSAEAAHHELNGLVERTWPDAFGNRRPVDALAIDGGAWTDDVHAWAKRCNSSRVIVVKGARADNAPPLARVKRERRPDGQLIKAQRMWFLVGVSGLKASLYANLKKTDPLELGFIGFVAGLEDEYYRELTSEVRKPHRLRDGSTEWRWVPMQGVDQEALDTHLYAQAAAIRAGWAAKSDEQWEELRRKLEVDAPPPVPDLFNFTPAPKAPGPVQAPTKPAVIRSSYLSN; from the coding sequence ATGATCGCCCTTGCCGCCCCGCGTGCCGTGGCGCGCCGTGTGATCGCCAGCGTGATGCGGCCGGCTCCCCCGGTGGACCTGAATGCATGGGCTGCGTCCAACATCGTGTTCGGCCCGGAAAGCCCGTTCCCCGGCCCGTACAATCCGAACCGCTTTCCCTTCTTCCGCCGCATCCTCGACGTTCTGTCGCCCGAACACCCGGCAACCATGGTGGTGATCCGCAAGTCCGCGCAGCTCGGCGGCACCGTCCTGGCACAAATCTTCGTCGGGGCAATTCTCGACCGCGTGCCGCAGCCGGTGTTCTACGTCCACCCGACCGATGGAAACGCCAAGAAATGGAAGCGCAACAAGTTCGCCAAGATGGTCCAGGCGTCGCCCGCCCTGTCCGCGGTGATGCAGCCGGAAGGGGCACGGTCGGGCAACTCCGCCATGTTCTGGGCACGGCGGGACGCGCGGGGGTTTCTGCAACTGGCTGGGGCAAACAGCCCGTCTCAGTTGTCGATGGACAGCTATCCGATTGCCGTCCATGACGACATGGCGAAGTGGCTTGCCGACAACGGATCGGGCGACCCGGAGGTGCAGGCGGACAGCCGCACGAAAGCGTTCCTGACGACGGGCGGCAAGATCCTCAAGATCAGCACGCCGGACGTGCTGCCGGGGTGCCGCATCACCCGGTCATGGAGCCTGGGAACGCGGGAGCGCTATCACGTTCCATGTCCGCACTGCGGCACCATGCAGGCGCTGGAATGGTCGAACATGCTGGCGCGTCTGGACGAGGGTGCCCCGGACGATGCGCACTTCACCTGCGTCCATTGTGGCGAGCGGATCGAGGAACGGCACCGCGACACGATGAACCGCAATGGCGAATGGATCGCGGAGAACCCCGGTGCGGAGGTGGTCAGCTTCTACCTGTGGGCGGCCTATTCCCCCTTGGAAAGCTGGGCCAACATCGCCAAGGCGTGGCTGCGCGCCAAGGGCAACGCCGAAGCGGAACGCAGCTTCCTGAACGACAACGTCGGCGAAGCCTACCAGACCGCCACCAGCGCCCCGGATTGGCAAGGGATGCGGGAGCGCGCCGAAACGGCCGGCATGCCGCGCGGCACGGTGCCCCGCGGCATGCTGATGGTGACGGTCGGGTGCGACTGCCAGATCGACCGGATCGAGTGGCAGGTGGTGGCCTGGGGACCGCGCCTTCAGCGTGTGGTGATCGACTACGGGATCATCCACCACCACGTTTCGGCGGAAGCCGCGCACCACGAGCTGAATGGCTTGGTGGAACGGACATGGCCGGATGCCTTCGGCAACCGCCGGCCGGTCGATGCACTCGCCATCGACGGCGGCGCTTGGACGGACGATGTGCACGCCTGGGCTAAGCGGTGCAACTCTTCTCGGGTGATCGTGGTGAAGGGCGCTCGCGCTGACAACGCCCCGCCGCTGGCCCGTGTGAAGCGGGAGAGACGGCCGGACGGCCAGCTCATCAAGGCGCAACGCATGTGGTTCCTGGTGGGCGTGAGTGGCCTGAAGGCGTCGCTCTATGCCAACCTGAAGAAGACCGATCCTCTGGAGTTGGGATTCATCGGCTTCGTGGCCGGCCTGGAAGACGAGTATTACCGGGAGCTGACCAGCGAGGTGCGGAAGCCGCACCGCTTGCGTGACGGCTCCACCGAATGGCGCTGGGTGCCGATGCAGGGTGTCGATCAGGAAGCGCTGGATACGCACCTGTACGCCCAAGCCGCCGCAATCCGTGCCGGCTGGGCAGCCAAGAGCGACGAACAGTGGGAAGAGCTGCGCCGGAAGCTGGAGGTGGACGCTCCGCCACCGGTCCCGGACCTGTTCAACTTCACCCCGGCCCCCAAAGCGCCGGGACCAGTACAGGCGCCAACAAAGCCGGCCGTTATTCGGTCTTCCTACCTATCAAACTAA
- a CDS encoding helix-turn-helix domain-containing protein — protein MVNGAQIRMARAALNLKVRELAELAQVSPNTVTRVEADMQANATTLGALQRVLEAAGAEFIDAGMPSQDGGPGVRLRKAE, from the coding sequence ATGGTGAATGGTGCTCAAATCCGAATGGCGCGAGCGGCGCTGAATTTGAAGGTGCGCGAACTGGCAGAGTTGGCGCAGGTGTCCCCGAACACGGTGACGCGGGTCGAGGCAGATATGCAGGCGAATGCCACAACTCTGGGAGCGCTCCAAAGAGTGCTGGAAGCTGCCGGGGCGGAATTCATTGATGCCGGCATGCCTTCTCAGGACGGTGGCCCTGGTGTCCGCCTGAGGAAGGCCGAATGA
- a CDS encoding tyrosine-type recombinase/integrase: MASVRKRTWTTAKGESKSAWCVDFVDQAGQRQRKQFSTKKAADAFRIQVEGQIAVGTYRADAAKTTVKDVAEQWLTACETRQRRGQRMEKATLEDYRGHVNRFILAAGGLAGVKLNALSGKAVRDFRDRLLDRDVSVALVRKVLATLRLVAKHAVENDILATNPVEGVEVMDDTRIKQKIAVPSKAAVKAVIDAASESFRPYVIVAALCGLRASEQRALQWGDIDFDRQVIHIRRRADRFNAVGEPKSAAGHREVPAGPMVLNVLKKHRGDRIVRPDQLVFPTKTGTVRSHATILHRDFYPIFAALDELHRQKPDEHPQVDQFRWHDLRHFAVSLWIEQGFSVKEVMTFAGHADYKMTMERYGHLFPKEDHQRGMADIERRLFQ, translated from the coding sequence ATGGCTTCTGTTCGCAAGCGCACCTGGACCACCGCAAAGGGCGAAAGCAAAAGCGCCTGGTGCGTCGATTTTGTTGACCAAGCCGGCCAGCGGCAACGGAAACAGTTCTCCACCAAGAAGGCCGCCGACGCCTTCCGCATTCAGGTAGAAGGGCAGATCGCTGTCGGCACCTATCGCGCCGATGCGGCCAAGACCACGGTGAAGGACGTTGCCGAACAATGGCTGACCGCGTGCGAGACACGCCAGCGGCGCGGCCAGCGGATGGAGAAGGCGACCCTTGAAGACTACCGGGGCCACGTCAACCGCTTCATCCTGGCTGCCGGCGGCCTTGCCGGCGTGAAGCTGAACGCCCTGTCGGGAAAGGCCGTCCGCGACTTCCGCGACCGCCTTCTTGATCGGGATGTATCGGTGGCGCTGGTGCGCAAGGTTCTGGCGACGCTCCGGCTTGTGGCGAAGCACGCCGTCGAAAACGACATCCTCGCCACCAACCCCGTCGAGGGGGTGGAGGTGATGGACGATACCCGCATCAAGCAAAAGATCGCCGTCCCGTCCAAGGCCGCCGTGAAAGCGGTGATCGACGCAGCGTCGGAGAGCTTCCGCCCCTATGTGATCGTCGCCGCCCTGTGCGGCCTACGGGCCAGCGAACAGCGTGCCTTGCAGTGGGGAGACATCGACTTTGACCGACAGGTGATTCACATCCGCCGCCGGGCTGACCGCTTCAACGCCGTGGGGGAGCCGAAATCCGCCGCCGGCCATCGCGAAGTGCCGGCCGGCCCGATGGTGCTGAACGTCTTGAAGAAGCATCGGGGCGACCGCATCGTTCGCCCCGACCAGCTCGTGTTTCCGACCAAGACCGGAACCGTCCGATCCCACGCCACCATCCTGCACCGCGACTTCTACCCGATCTTCGCGGCGCTGGACGAGCTGCACCGGCAGAAGCCGGACGAACACCCGCAGGTCGATCAATTCCGCTGGCACGATCTGCGCCACTTCGCTGTCAGCCTGTGGATCGAGCAAGGCTTCAGCGTGAAGGAGGTGATGACCTTCGCCGGCCATGCCGATTATAAGATGACGATGGAGCGATACGGCCATCTGTTCCCGAAGGAGGATCACCAGCGGGGCATGGCGGACATAGAAAGGCGTCTATTTCAGTAA